In Paludibaculum fermentans, the genomic stretch CAGGCCCGCACGTGCTCCACGCTGGCTGGGGAAGCCAAGCAGTTGGGTGCAGCCTCGAAAACCTCGAAGGCGGATCTGGTGGCGGCACTGCAGGAATCCTTCACCATGTGCGATGCCGTGGTGGACGCGATGACGGACGCCAAGGCGGCTGAGATGGTGAAGCTCGGGCGAGGGGAACGGTCGAGGCTGGGCGCGCTGGCCGGGCTGGTCTCGCACTCAAATGAAGAGTACGGATACTTGAGCGTCTATATGCGATTGAAGGGGATAGTGCCGCCTTCCAGTGAGCCGCGGAAGTAAACAGTATTGTGAATTCACCGTGTCAGGAGCGCCACACATTTGGTCTTGTGAACGCTGCTGATACAATGTATTCTGGCGTAGGGTTTTGGGGGAGTTTTCGTCTTGAGCTTGTCTACTCCGGTCACCGTTCGTTCTTTGCCAACCTTCCTTTCCCGAGCCGGTCAATGGCACCTGCTATCAGGGATCCAGGAACCGGAAGGGGGCGTGGCACGCTATCACTTCATCGCCGAGAATCGCAATGCGCGAGTCTCCACTGAGATCACCGGCTATACGGTTTCGGCGCTCCTGGAACTCTTCGACCGCTCGTGCGACGAGTCCTACCTCGAGGCCGCGGTGCGCGGCGGCGACCTGCTGGTCAACGCCTGGGACAGCCGCTGCTCGGCGATGCCCTTCGAGTGGTCGGCCAACGGCGAACTGCCGGAGCATCACAGCTACTTCTTCGATAACGGCATCATCGCGCGTGCACTGTTGCGCCTGTGGCGGACCACCGGCCTGCAGCAGTATCTCGACATGGCGGTATGCTGCGGCGAATCGATGAGCCGCGACTTCGTGAACCGCCGGGACATCCACCCGATTCTCACCCTGCCGGGCAAAACGCCGGTGGCGCGGGATGCGCGCTGGTCCCGGTCGTCGGATTGCTACCAGTTGAAGTCCGCCCTGGCCTGGCTCGATCTGTACGAAGTGACAGGCAACGAGTCGTTCCGGTCGGAATTTGAGTGGACGCTGGAGCGCTCGCTGCAGACGCATGCCGAGTTCTTCCGCCACGAGCCGCAGAAGCAGCGGATCATGGACCGCCTGCATTCCTACGGCTACTTCCTGGAAGCGATTCTCGCTGTGTCGGAACGGCCGGAAGTCCGGCAGGCGCTGGAAGAAGGCATCGAGCGGGAAGCCGGCTACCTGCGGGCCGTGCGGCACGAATTCGAACGCTCGGACGCGAACGCGCAACTGTTGCGGGTCCGCCTGTGGGCGGATGCGCAGGGCGCCGTTCCGCTAAACGAAGACGCGGCCGCCCAGGAAGCACGCTGGGCCGCGGCCTACCAGATGGAGAGTGACGATCCGCGACTGGATGGCGGGTTCAACTTCGGATGCCGCGAAGGAGTACTCTCAAATTATTCGAATCCAGTATCGACGGCATTCTGTTTACAGGCTCTGGCACTTTGGCACGACTACAAACAAGGGTTACCGCTGGCAGACCGCCGCAGTCTGATCTAGTCAACGAAGTGCGCGTGTTGTGACTCAGCCGGAACGCATCCTCGTGGCATTCGCGTCCGGATCGGAAGACCTGATCCCGACCCTGATCGATCAGTTTGAATGCGTGGCGCCGGGGCTCCCCATCTATGTCGTGGCGGAGTTCCCGCCGCCGCGCGGCAAATGGATTCCCTGGTTCATCGGCCGCACCTTTCAACAGAACCTGGCCCGTGTGCGGGACGCGGTGCGGGGCAAGCAGATCGCCTACACGGCCATGATCCTGCAGCCGCGCATGCCCTACTGGCCCATGCGCTTGGCGGCTACCCTGCTGACCCCCACGCGTCTGCTCTGCTTCAACGAAAACCTCGACCACTTCGCGGTCCACCCCCGCGCCGCCCTGGCGATTCTGCGGCATATGGTCTGGCGCACCAGAAACTACGTCCGCTGGGAGTCGCGCCCCGGCGGCTGGGTCTATACACAGGTCTGGCGTCTCTTTCATCCCTGGGCCTACAAACGGCAGATCCTGTGCAAACTGGCCATGGCGGCCGGAGCACGTGCCACCTGGAAGAAGACGGCGCTGGCGCCAAGACCAGACCCACCGCCGGGTCCCGCCAAACCGCGGGGCATCACGGTCGTGGTGCCGTCCCGCAGCGGGCGCGAACTGCTGCAGCGGCTGCTGCCGGGCCTGCTGCACGAATTGCAGGGCTTCGACCACGAAGTCATCGTTTCGGACAACGGCAGCGACGACGGCACGGCCGCCTGGCTGGCCGCTGAATACCCATTTGTCGCCGTCGAAATAAACGCACAGCCGCTGAGCTTCGCCGAAGCCGTGAACCGCGG encodes the following:
- a CDS encoding DinB family protein, coding for MNRIALAVSALLLGVSTLPAQTTNPLSTEMKQMYTGVKTNLTRMAEKMPADAYDFKASPDIRSFGQLIAHIADSQARTCSTLAGEAKQLGAASKTSKADLVAALQESFTMCDAVVDAMTDAKAAEMVKLGRGERSRLGALAGLVSHSNEEYGYLSVYMRLKGIVPPSSEPRK